The following are encoded in a window of Sutcliffiella horikoshii genomic DNA:
- a CDS encoding SGNH/GDSL hydrolase family protein: protein MVKFWKIALLGLIIISMVSCSAENSSSYVLEKAKERRESQSERKLFKDFFKEESVENQNTIINIEEKEEVTEEFFDRSFKLVFFGDSLTQGVGDESQKGGFTSIIKQHYEAKPYIDNVSVTNLGVRGNRTNHLLKRLEDPEVQEALAEADVIFMTVGGNDLMKVIRENFLDLTFSLFDKEQGFYAERLDSVLGEVRKHNDSSRIYLVGLFNPFYHFFQEIEEMNEVVTNWNATTISILDEYPNTAYVPIQDIFIDPEENLLDDDQFHPNQKGYQLIGINIINEIKRFNEETSLEEMLEEE, encoded by the coding sequence ATGGTTAAATTTTGGAAAATAGCCTTACTGGGCCTTATAATAATTAGTATGGTTAGTTGTTCTGCAGAAAATTCTTCCAGTTACGTTTTAGAAAAAGCGAAAGAAAGAAGAGAAAGCCAAAGTGAGAGAAAACTTTTTAAAGATTTTTTTAAAGAAGAGTCTGTGGAGAATCAGAATACTATAATAAATATCGAAGAAAAAGAGGAAGTTACGGAAGAGTTTTTTGACAGGTCCTTTAAGTTGGTCTTTTTCGGCGATTCCCTTACGCAAGGGGTTGGAGATGAGTCTCAAAAAGGCGGATTCACTTCCATTATCAAGCAACATTATGAAGCTAAACCATATATCGATAACGTAAGTGTCACCAATCTTGGTGTCAGGGGAAACCGTACAAATCATCTTTTAAAAAGACTTGAAGACCCAGAAGTGCAAGAGGCTCTTGCAGAAGCCGATGTGATCTTCATGACAGTTGGCGGAAATGATTTAATGAAGGTTATCCGTGAAAATTTCTTAGATTTAACCTTTTCACTTTTTGATAAAGAACAAGGATTTTATGCCGAAAGACTGGATAGCGTCCTAGGGGAAGTCAGAAAACATAATGACTCCAGCAGAATTTACCTTGTAGGACTATTCAATCCTTTTTATCACTTTTTTCAAGAAATAGAAGAAATGAATGAGGTAGTGACTAATTGGAATGCTACAACCATTTCAATTCTTGATGAATATCCTAATACAGCCTATGTACCTATACAGGACATCTTTATTGACCCTGAAGAGAATTTACTTGATGATGATCAGTTTCATCCGAACCAAAAAGGGTATCAATTAATAGGTATTAACATTATTAATGAAATAAAACGATTTAATGAGGAGACCTCATTGGAAGAGATGTTAGAAGAAGAGTAG
- a CDS encoding YjcZ family sporulation protein, translating to MSWCGCGYGQVAGAGYGGGYGSSFVLIVVLFILLIIVGAAWC from the coding sequence ATGAGTTGGTGTGGTTGCGGTTACGGTCAAGTAGCAGGTGCAGGATACGGCGGTGGTTACGGAAGCTCTTTCGTATTAATCGTAGTATTGTTTATTCTATTAATCATCGTTGGTGCTGCTTGGTGCTAA
- a CDS encoding MFS transporter, protein MRRESENISIFSITSTSFILVLGNSMLIPVLPEIRHDLHLTQVQASLILSIFSIAGAVTIPFIGYLSDRFSRKHIILASLLLYGIGGLVSGTASILQTSFSFEGIIFGRVLQGIGSAGTAPIAMAIVADLFSGSKQLKVLSLMETTNSMGKVVSPLIGALIALFMWYYIFFVFPLACSILFILFYFYVNDEASSSEKLVFKKYVSHLAGVMKENKFYLLTSYSAGALCLFLLFGILFYSSDRLESQFETHGFMNGVILSFPLLFLTVASFLTGNVIGKFSNYINRILIVNFLLLSLFLLVIMLNESLWWTILIISFISTSIGIVLPCMNAIITNSVRKEARGFVTALYGSVRFVGIALGPIAFGYFMEVSISTKFMLSSLLCLIQAVLCFFYLNKKDKNISFQTIINWFSIFHIPSRKKQRG, encoded by the coding sequence ATGCGAAGAGAATCGGAGAATATTAGTATTTTTTCCATCACGTCTACTTCCTTTATTCTTGTGCTTGGAAATTCTATGCTTATTCCAGTGCTGCCTGAAATCCGTCATGATCTTCACCTGACTCAAGTACAAGCCAGCCTTATCCTATCGATATTTTCCATCGCGGGAGCAGTCACCATCCCTTTCATCGGCTATTTGTCAGACAGGTTCTCCCGAAAGCATATTATCCTTGCATCTCTTTTGCTTTATGGTATTGGCGGATTGGTTTCAGGTACAGCTTCCATCCTACAAACATCTTTTTCATTTGAGGGAATCATTTTTGGCAGGGTTCTTCAAGGGATAGGCTCGGCTGGTACAGCTCCAATTGCAATGGCAATAGTGGCAGATTTGTTTTCAGGAAGTAAACAGTTGAAGGTATTGAGTTTAATGGAGACAACCAATAGTATGGGGAAAGTAGTATCACCTTTGATTGGAGCACTTATAGCACTGTTCATGTGGTATTATATTTTCTTTGTCTTTCCTCTTGCTTGCAGTATTTTGTTTATATTGTTCTATTTTTATGTTAATGACGAGGCTTCATCTTCTGAAAAATTGGTTTTCAAGAAATATGTAAGCCATTTAGCAGGGGTTATGAAAGAGAATAAGTTTTATTTACTTACTAGTTATAGTGCAGGTGCACTTTGTCTTTTCCTGCTTTTTGGCATTTTATTTTATTCTTCTGACCGTTTGGAGAGTCAGTTTGAGACGCATGGATTTATGAATGGGGTTATACTGTCTTTCCCGCTTTTGTTTTTGACGGTTGCTTCTTTTCTTACTGGAAATGTAATTGGAAAGTTCAGCAACTACATCAATCGAATTCTTATTGTGAATTTTTTGCTTCTGAGTCTTTTTCTACTAGTGATAATGCTTAATGAAAGCCTTTGGTGGACAATTTTGATCATTTCTTTTATTAGTACTTCCATTGGTATTGTTTTACCATGTATGAATGCCATCATCACTAATTCTGTAAGAAAAGAAGCGCGAGGATTTGTGACGGCTCTGTACGGTTCGGTCAGATTTGTCGGTATAGCGCTTGGACCTATTGCGTTTGGCTATTTTATGGAAGTCTCTATTTCCACGAAATTTATGTTATCTTCATTACTCTGCCTAATACAAGCCGTCCTTTGCTTCTTTTATTTAAACAAGAAAGATAAGAACATTTCGTTTCAGACCATCATCAACTGGTTTTCCATATTCCACATACCATCAAGAAAAAAGCAAAGAGGCTGA
- a CDS encoding SCO family protein, with protein sequence MLNYSKILVIGLSAVILAACGGNIPDTTDWKLANFKYINQDNEQVSLEDLKGEVTVANLVFTNCTTVCPPMTANMARLQRMADEEQLDVQFLSFSVDPEVDSPEVLKEFGDNFEADYTSWDFLTGYTQEEIEAFGMDNFKTIVAKPKNGGEVVHGTSFYLIDQEGTIIKSYDGLDVPYEEILEHVEILLSQ encoded by the coding sequence GTGTTAAATTATAGTAAAATACTGGTAATTGGATTATCTGCTGTCATTCTGGCTGCTTGTGGTGGTAATATACCAGATACTACAGATTGGAAACTGGCAAATTTTAAGTACATAAATCAAGATAACGAGCAGGTTAGTTTAGAGGATTTGAAAGGTGAAGTCACAGTCGCAAATTTGGTCTTTACCAACTGTACAACTGTTTGTCCTCCCATGACGGCCAACATGGCCAGGTTGCAAAGGATGGCCGATGAAGAACAATTAGATGTTCAATTTCTATCTTTCTCTGTTGATCCTGAAGTTGATAGTCCTGAAGTACTTAAGGAGTTTGGAGATAACTTTGAAGCGGATTATACTTCTTGGGACTTTTTAACAGGCTATACTCAAGAAGAGATAGAAGCGTTTGGAATGGATAACTTCAAAACAATTGTAGCTAAACCCAAAAACGGAGGAGAAGTAGTCCATGGAACCAGTTTTTATTTAATTGACCAAGAAGGGACAATCATAAAAAGTTATGACGGGTTGGATGTCCCTTACGAGGAAATATTGGAACATGTAGAAATTCTCTTAAGTCAATAA
- a CDS encoding DUF4397 domain-containing protein gives MYANMNHDENYFLAGQYQLLADYYKYIDPQRHIYFYHMHYFHLQQWVNSIQEPPKRNPEASVSSRLRVLHASPGTAAVDVHVNNNPRWTDLRYTNSSSYVEIKPTNIKIEIFQSGEKLSEGTLQASTGKSFTVAIAGTRDSLQLIPVEDDPSIPQSESKLRFWHLSPDAPSVDIGVKKGDVVFSDIPYTGISDYLGLTPMTVDLEVRIAGTKDIVLPLNRVSLKPDVSYTIVAVGLVNNRPPLEAIFLAP, from the coding sequence GTGTATGCAAACATGAACCATGATGAAAATTACTTCCTCGCAGGACAATATCAATTACTGGCTGATTATTATAAATATATAGATCCACAACGTCATATTTATTTTTATCATATGCACTACTTTCATCTGCAGCAATGGGTGAATTCTATTCAGGAACCACCCAAAAGAAACCCTGAAGCGAGTGTTAGCTCACGATTAAGAGTCCTCCATGCATCCCCAGGAACAGCGGCAGTGGATGTTCATGTAAATAACAATCCAAGATGGACAGATCTCCGTTATACGAACAGCAGCAGTTATGTAGAAATAAAACCAACTAACATTAAAATAGAAATTTTCCAAAGTGGTGAAAAACTATCTGAAGGTACCCTTCAGGCAAGCACTGGTAAGTCTTTTACTGTTGCAATAGCTGGTACAAGGGATAGTCTTCAGCTAATACCTGTAGAAGATGATCCGTCTATACCTCAAAGTGAATCTAAGCTGCGTTTTTGGCACTTGTCCCCTGATGCACCGTCTGTTGATATTGGGGTCAAGAAAGGCGATGTAGTTTTTTCTGATATTCCTTATACCGGCATATCAGACTATCTCGGACTTACGCCGATGACTGTCGATCTTGAAGTACGAATTGCAGGTACAAAAGATATCGTACTCCCCCTAAACAGGGTAAGCTTGAAACCGGATGTTTCTTATACCATCGTGGCTGTTGGACTTGTCAACAATCGTCCACCTTTGGAAGCAATTTTTTTAGCGCCATAA
- a CDS encoding VWA domain-containing protein — MEFQIEHPLMLLFLIPVLISLVLFCRKKKTKRKKEYVIISLRSIIYLLLILGLCMPSFLSSVNGTHTVFLVDQSDSVKRMEGDILSSINQAIKQKKEEDSYSIVTFSEKPKLERSFTNQQETIQQLSINDSSQFTNIEEGLEFAANYIPEDRKGRIVLMTDGVETNGNSARQSTFYSGRNIEMDAMAFQSPYVEDVSLQSFHTPQSSFEGEVVPFQIGLEANVDTTATLHITHKNETIIKEEVDVAKGSNNYSYSIPLTDPGLYTFKAEIFPKADEIVENNISHSLTQVSGEPKVLMVDQEGEGDNVFRALDASGWKIDRIHPSLLPTTLSGFLAYESIIFHNVSGHLLSATQMDLIETAVKDFGVGFTMTGGNESYGLGGYFQTPIEKILPVEMDVKGKKEIPSLGLIIVLDRSGSMMGEKFDLAKEAAARSVELLKEEDTFGFIAFDTEAWAVVETEPIKNKDEVIETIRSTALGGGTDIFPALNQAYQQLNEMDLKRKHIILLTDGQSNDGPYEEIIEEGLTNNVTLSTVAIGGDADTSLLEELAEIGTGRFYEVYEASAVPSILSRETALTTKTYIEDNPHVPTVYAGYEWSKRFESGTPFLNTYIATTLKSRAEQIISSEKEDPILARMNYGLGRTIAWTSDVSGAWSGGFPSWEEWTSFWNEMVTWSLPSYEQGAYDITTSVDGGKASVKVEATEDLLMPVSISISNNKGQIIEDAKSKMVGPGQYEVEFTAIPDIYFLNITQEEEGETVSTFTSGMVVPFSTEFEQRPVNVELLESIASNQYGMLLQDPKDAFRPFHKNVYQSQTVWLPFIILAFFLLIIEIFVRRFGLMPLAFWKKGKQKEEKVKSERKWKTPVIKRKKEPLISSQPVKREEPKMEQMKEFKPRKETEEKPKETKATEDRMNQLLKAKNRKRR, encoded by the coding sequence GTGGAATTTCAAATTGAACACCCTCTCATGCTTTTATTCCTTATTCCGGTCCTAATCAGTCTTGTTCTGTTTTGCCGTAAGAAGAAAACAAAGCGGAAAAAGGAGTACGTGATCATCTCCTTACGAAGCATTATCTATTTGTTACTGATACTTGGGTTATGTATGCCATCTTTTCTTTCCTCTGTAAATGGGACACATACCGTTTTTCTTGTTGATCAGTCCGACAGTGTAAAAAGGATGGAAGGGGATATCCTTTCCTCGATTAATCAAGCAATCAAGCAAAAAAAAGAAGAAGATAGTTATAGCATTGTTACGTTTTCGGAAAAACCGAAACTTGAACGTTCCTTTACCAATCAACAAGAGACGATTCAACAACTTTCTATAAATGACAGTTCTCAATTCACAAACATAGAAGAGGGATTGGAATTTGCTGCAAATTATATCCCGGAGGATCGTAAAGGAAGAATTGTTTTGATGACTGATGGAGTAGAGACAAATGGGAATAGTGCAAGGCAATCCACCTTCTATTCAGGGAGAAATATAGAGATGGATGCCATGGCTTTTCAGTCACCATATGTGGAAGATGTGTCGCTTCAATCCTTTCATACGCCACAATCAAGCTTTGAAGGGGAAGTGGTCCCCTTCCAAATTGGTTTAGAGGCCAATGTGGACACAACAGCCACCCTGCATATCACTCATAAAAATGAAACCATTATAAAAGAAGAAGTTGATGTGGCAAAAGGGTCGAATAACTATTCCTATTCCATTCCATTAACAGATCCTGGATTGTACACATTTAAAGCAGAAATTTTTCCTAAAGCAGATGAAATTGTGGAAAACAATATCTCTCATTCTTTAACACAAGTATCGGGAGAGCCTAAAGTACTTATGGTCGACCAAGAGGGTGAGGGGGATAATGTGTTTCGCGCACTAGATGCAAGCGGCTGGAAAATTGATCGCATCCATCCAAGCCTGTTGCCGACGACACTAAGTGGTTTCTTGGCTTATGAAAGTATTATTTTCCATAATGTTTCCGGTCATTTATTAAGTGCTACTCAAATGGATCTAATTGAAACCGCAGTAAAGGATTTTGGTGTAGGCTTTACCATGACAGGAGGCAATGAATCCTATGGTCTCGGTGGATATTTCCAGACACCGATAGAGAAAATTCTACCGGTCGAAATGGATGTAAAAGGGAAAAAGGAAATTCCTTCACTTGGTTTAATCATTGTACTGGACCGTTCAGGAAGTATGATGGGAGAAAAATTTGATTTAGCGAAAGAAGCTGCAGCTCGTTCAGTGGAACTGTTAAAAGAGGAAGACACATTTGGATTTATTGCGTTTGACACGGAGGCTTGGGCAGTCGTTGAGACAGAACCGATCAAAAATAAAGATGAGGTTATTGAAACCATTCGTTCAACAGCATTGGGTGGTGGAACAGATATTTTTCCAGCCCTAAACCAGGCTTATCAGCAATTGAATGAGATGGACCTAAAACGCAAGCATATTATTCTATTAACCGATGGACAATCCAATGATGGGCCTTATGAAGAAATCATCGAAGAAGGGTTAACGAACAATGTAACATTATCCACTGTAGCGATCGGTGGAGATGCAGATACGTCCCTGTTGGAGGAACTTGCAGAAATAGGAACAGGTAGGTTTTACGAAGTATATGAGGCTAGCGCAGTACCAAGTATTCTTTCAAGAGAAACCGCCCTTACTACCAAAACATATATTGAAGACAATCCGCATGTACCGACTGTCTATGCAGGATATGAATGGTCCAAAAGATTTGAAAGTGGGACACCGTTTTTAAATACGTATATTGCAACCACCTTGAAATCCAGGGCAGAACAGATCATATCAAGTGAAAAAGAAGACCCGATCCTCGCTCGTATGAATTACGGCCTTGGGAGAACGATCGCCTGGACCTCCGATGTTTCCGGAGCCTGGAGTGGTGGATTTCCATCGTGGGAAGAATGGACCTCTTTTTGGAACGAAATGGTGACATGGTCATTGCCATCCTATGAGCAAGGTGCTTATGACATCACTACCTCCGTTGATGGAGGTAAAGCTTCTGTGAAGGTGGAAGCAACTGAGGATCTATTAATGCCGGTTTCTATATCCATATCAAACAATAAGGGGCAGATTATAGAAGACGCTAAAAGTAAAATGGTGGGACCTGGCCAGTACGAAGTAGAATTTACAGCCATTCCCGATATTTACTTCCTCAACATTACACAAGAAGAGGAAGGGGAGACAGTCTCTACCTTTACAAGCGGCATGGTTGTCCCTTTTTCCACGGAATTTGAACAAAGGCCTGTAAATGTGGAGTTGCTTGAAAGTATTGCTTCTAATCAGTATGGAATGCTATTACAAGATCCTAAAGATGCCTTCCGTCCTTTTCATAAAAATGTGTATCAATCTCAGACGGTTTGGCTGCCTTTTATCATCCTTGCTTTTTTCCTGTTGATAATTGAAATCTTTGTAAGGAGGTTTGGATTGATGCCCCTTGCCTTCTGGAAAAAAGGGAAGCAGAAAGAGGAAAAGGTCAAATCAGAGAGAAAATGGAAAACGCCTGTAATTAAAAGAAAGAAAGAGCCACTAATATCAAGTCAACCTGTAAAAAGAGAAGAGCCGAAAATGGAACAAATGAAAGAATTTAAACCACGAAAAGAAACAGAAGAAAAACCAAAAGAAACAAAAGCGACAGAGGATCGTATGAATCAACTGTTAAAAGCAAAGAACAGAAAACGTAGATAA
- a CDS encoding YpmS family protein — MVKKVINWKTAFLSLLVINILIAGIAIFLVLLPKHSKFNLSSREDDRKRVAFTIQSDKEDLNELIRYYLERETRRPLNYEVVLTDRVELRGEMTVFERDIPLTMTFIPEVQENGDVVLKQDSMSIGRLQVPVSMVLKYVGDNYPLPPWVKIIPNEQSIYVSLQELELQSDTKVEFTKFDVERDDIEFKLLVPVED; from the coding sequence ATGGTGAAAAAAGTTATAAATTGGAAAACGGCATTTCTAAGCTTGCTTGTTATAAATATTTTGATTGCCGGAATCGCTATATTTTTGGTGCTATTGCCTAAACACTCGAAATTCAACCTATCCAGCAGGGAAGATGATCGGAAAAGGGTCGCATTTACCATCCAGTCTGATAAAGAAGACTTAAATGAACTTATACGTTATTATTTGGAAAGAGAAACGCGACGCCCTTTGAATTATGAAGTGGTACTGACTGACAGAGTGGAGCTCAGGGGTGAAATGACTGTGTTTGAAAGAGACATTCCCCTGACCATGACATTTATTCCTGAAGTGCAAGAAAACGGCGATGTTGTATTAAAACAGGACTCCATGTCGATTGGAAGGCTGCAAGTACCTGTGTCCATGGTTTTAAAGTATGTCGGTGATAATTATCCATTACCACCATGGGTAAAGATTATACCGAATGAACAGAGCATCTATGTTTCTTTGCAAGAACTCGAGCTACAAAGTGATACAAAAGTGGAATTCACAAAATTCGATGTCGAACGCGACGACATCGAATTCAAACTCTTAGTCCCTGTTGAGGACTAA
- a CDS encoding carbon starvation CstA family protein codes for MYTFLTGIALLIVGYFIYGRFVEKVFGIKDTRKTPAYSNQDGVDYLPLGQNKNSLIQLLNIAGVGPIFGPILGALYGPVAFLWIVLGCIFAGAVHDYLTGMISIRNRGAHLPELAGKFLGKFMKHTVNAFAILLLLLVGTVFVTAPAGLIHTLAEGKVALGIIILAIFIYYIFATMLPIDKVIGRLYPIFGALLLISALGVGISLVVTGAPIPELSFTNMHPDNVPIFPLLFLTISCGALSGFHATQTPIISRTTQNEKQGRRIFYGMMIAEGIIAMIWAAAGMSLFNGSAGLSEILANGGPGAVVSEVSVTMLGAIGGTMAVIGVIILPITSGDTAFRSARMIIADYFNISQKKIFSRIWIAAPLFVISFVLTKIDFELLWRYFSWANQSTAVIALWVGAMYLFIARKQYYIAMIPAIFMTMATTTYILNAPIGFRLPIEASYIGAAMFTIIIIGLFYVKAIAARKTDFELDSNDISNEKAA; via the coding sequence TTGTATACATTCTTAACAGGTATTGCCTTATTAATAGTAGGTTATTTTATTTATGGTAGATTTGTAGAAAAAGTTTTCGGTATTAAAGATACTAGAAAAACACCCGCTTATTCCAATCAAGACGGGGTTGATTATCTTCCGTTAGGTCAAAATAAAAATTCCTTGATTCAGTTATTAAATATAGCAGGGGTCGGACCAATATTCGGACCGATCTTGGGTGCACTATATGGTCCAGTGGCATTTTTATGGATTGTCTTAGGGTGTATTTTTGCCGGGGCGGTTCATGATTACCTGACTGGTATGATATCCATTCGAAACCGCGGTGCCCATTTGCCTGAACTTGCCGGTAAGTTCCTCGGAAAATTTATGAAGCATACAGTCAATGCATTTGCTATCTTACTTTTACTTTTAGTTGGAACCGTTTTCGTAACGGCGCCGGCGGGATTAATTCATACGCTAGCAGAAGGAAAAGTTGCACTAGGTATAATTATTTTAGCTATTTTCATCTATTATATTTTCGCAACAATGCTACCGATTGATAAGGTCATCGGTCGCTTATATCCTATTTTTGGAGCACTATTATTAATAAGTGCTTTAGGTGTGGGAATATCATTAGTTGTGACAGGAGCTCCAATTCCCGAATTAAGTTTCACCAATATGCACCCAGATAACGTGCCTATCTTCCCATTATTATTCTTAACTATTTCATGTGGGGCACTTTCTGGTTTCCATGCAACGCAAACACCTATTATTTCCAGAACTACTCAGAATGAAAAGCAAGGCCGTCGAATTTTTTACGGCATGATGATTGCAGAAGGTATCATTGCCATGATCTGGGCAGCAGCAGGTATGAGTTTGTTCAATGGGTCGGCAGGATTGAGCGAAATCTTAGCCAATGGTGGACCTGGTGCAGTTGTAAGTGAAGTTTCTGTAACAATGCTTGGAGCTATCGGTGGAACGATGGCGGTCATCGGGGTTATTATCCTTCCTATTACATCTGGTGATACTGCTTTCCGCAGTGCTCGCATGATTATTGCTGATTACTTCAATATTTCACAAAAGAAAATTTTCAGCCGAATTTGGATTGCAGCTCCTTTGTTTGTCATTTCATTTGTACTGACGAAAATTGATTTTGAATTATTATGGAGATACTTCTCTTGGGCAAATCAATCCACCGCTGTTATAGCATTATGGGTAGGCGCCATGTATCTATTCATTGCTAGGAAACAATATTATATTGCCATGATTCCAGCAATATTTATGACAATGGCAACAACGACATATATATTAAATGCTCCAATAGGCTTCCGTTTACCAATTGAAGCATCATATATCGGTGCTGCTATGTTTACAATCATTATTATTGGGTTGTTCTATGTAAAAGCTATTGCAGCTAGAAAGACAGATTTCGAACTTGATTCAAATGATATCTCAAACGAAAAAGCAGCATGA
- a CDS encoding LytR/AlgR family response regulator transcription factor, with amino-acid sequence MDNIKTIIVDDEPYSRDELKHLLEEHDCLQVIGEAATGEDALLLCMQHQPDVVFLDIEMPKMNGLDVAKHLKELKKSPLIVFATAFPNFAVDAFRHEAVDYLLKPFDEEQLSQTVCRLIKHLAPEKETQQQPASSKLAVEYENEIYYLDPLDILYISRDDRISRIHTNTRNFESKLALKDLEERLQVYPFFRIHKSYLVNLNYVTKLTPWFNGAYMLELTGSSEKLSVSRNYVKALRKKLEL; translated from the coding sequence ATGGATAACATAAAAACAATCATCGTGGACGATGAACCATACAGCCGTGATGAACTAAAGCATTTATTAGAAGAGCATGATTGTCTGCAAGTAATAGGAGAAGCAGCAACAGGTGAAGACGCTCTTTTACTCTGCATGCAACATCAACCCGATGTCGTCTTTTTAGATATAGAAATGCCAAAAATGAACGGCTTGGATGTCGCCAAGCATTTAAAAGAGTTAAAAAAGTCACCTCTTATTGTTTTTGCCACTGCCTTTCCTAATTTTGCAGTGGATGCTTTTCGACATGAAGCGGTTGATTATCTATTAAAACCTTTCGATGAGGAGCAATTATCCCAAACCGTGTGCCGACTTATTAAACATTTAGCACCAGAAAAGGAAACTCAACAACAACCTGCTTCCTCTAAGCTGGCAGTGGAATATGAAAATGAAATTTATTACCTAGATCCTCTTGATATCCTTTATATCAGCAGAGACGATCGAATTTCACGAATACATACAAACACCCGCAACTTTGAGTCAAAACTCGCTTTAAAGGACTTGGAGGAAAGATTGCAAGTCTACCCATTTTTCCGGATACATAAAAGCTATCTTGTTAATCTAAATTATGTGACAAAATTGACACCTTGGTTCAATGGCGCATATATGCTGGAGCTTACTGGCAGCTCCGAAAAGCTCTCTGTAAGCCGTAATTACGTAAAAGCATTAAGAAAGAAACTCGAACTATAA
- a CDS encoding YjcZ family sporulation protein, with the protein MGGSGYGSGFALIVVLFILLVIVGAGVLHY; encoded by the coding sequence ATGGGTGGTTCTGGTTATGGATCAGGCTTCGCGTTAATAGTTGTTCTGTTTATTTTATTGGTGATTGTTGGTGCGGGAGTCCTCCACTATTAA